The following coding sequences are from one Methanosarcina sp. WWM596 window:
- a CDS encoding DNA polymerase II large subunit: MGETIASEEMHEYFNGLEARLKEAIEVANRARSRGGDPKPTVEIPLAKDLADRVENLIGVKGVAAKIRELEVNMSREEAALEVGRQVAEGIVGSFPAKKDAVEAAIRVSMAVLTEGVVAAPIEGIDKVDLGKNDDGSQYIRIFYSGPIRSAGGTAQALSVLVGDYVRRGIGIDRYKPRDEEIERYVEEILLYKRVASLQYMPSEDEIRLIVRNCPVCIDGDPTEEAEVEGHRNLERIGTNRVRGGMCLVLAEGLALKAPKVKKHVNKLKMDGWDWLETLIGGAKSGESAEDEQKNKIKPKDKYIRDLIAGRPVFSHPSRPGGFRLRYGRSRNTSFASAGISPASMVLLDDFIANGTQLKVERPGKAAAMSAVDSIEGPTVRLFSGDLIRIDNIKEAYEVRPQVEVIVDIGEILINYGDFLENNHPLMPSPYVFEWWQYDYQAACPEQIPEDELKNPSAALALRLAEEFNVPLHPKFTYLWHDINRNEFEALRNFVAEKGSFLAGEVAGAGVLKLPMKASLEEGIKPVLEKLLVLHRVKDDEILIEEALPFILCLGLDTSLKEKASMPDLDDMVEAAGVLSGFKVYPRAPSRIGARMGRPEKSDLRKMSPAAQVLFPLNNSGGITRNLVSASDYTSCMNGKIGEIEVELGLRECPACRKETYFWRCECGEFTNPKLFCSRCKIDVRGAEVCPKCGRKPTSVANVKLDFRSIYKQAFENLGEREKMGLIKGVKRLMNGQMTPEPLEKGILRSKHNVYVFKDGTIRYDMSDIPLTHIRADELGITAAKLLELGYREDICGNPLERDDQVVCLKVQDLVISYDGAEYMLRTAKYVDDLLVKYYKIEPYYNAETIQDLVGVLLIGLAPHTSAGVLGRLIGFTKASVGYAHPFFHASKRRNCDGDEDCIMLLMDGILNFSRSYLPDKRGGKMDAPLVLTTRIDPKEVDKEAHNIDVSARYPFEFYRATQEIKSPTELESIMDLISSRLGTPEQYEHFMFTHDTSNIAAGPLNSSYKTLGSMIEKMEAQLSLANRIRAVDAPDVAERVLKSHFLPDLIGNLRSFSRQRMRCIKCGEKFRRPPLTGACPKCGGNVILTVHEGSVRKYLEISKEIGERYGVSSYTRQRIELLDYDISSLFENHRVKQLGLSDFMSGSAR, from the coding sequence ATGGGTGAAACGATTGCAAGTGAAGAAATGCATGAATACTTCAATGGGCTCGAGGCAAGGCTAAAAGAGGCAATTGAGGTTGCAAACAGGGCCCGTTCCCGGGGTGGAGATCCGAAGCCCACTGTGGAAATTCCCCTTGCCAAAGACCTTGCAGATAGGGTAGAAAACCTTATCGGGGTCAAAGGAGTTGCTGCAAAGATCCGGGAACTTGAGGTCAATATGTCCAGGGAAGAAGCTGCCCTTGAAGTCGGGCGCCAGGTCGCCGAAGGGATTGTAGGAAGCTTTCCAGCAAAGAAAGATGCCGTGGAAGCTGCTATCCGGGTTTCCATGGCGGTCCTGACTGAAGGGGTAGTTGCAGCTCCTATCGAAGGAATCGATAAGGTAGATCTCGGGAAAAATGATGATGGTTCTCAGTATATCCGGATATTTTATTCCGGGCCTATCAGGAGTGCGGGGGGGACTGCGCAGGCGCTTTCCGTGCTGGTTGGCGACTATGTGAGGCGCGGGATAGGGATTGACCGCTACAAGCCAAGAGATGAGGAAATAGAGCGCTATGTGGAAGAAATCCTGCTTTACAAGAGGGTCGCAAGCCTTCAGTACATGCCTTCAGAAGATGAAATCCGTTTGATAGTCAGGAACTGCCCGGTTTGCATTGATGGGGACCCGACTGAAGAAGCCGAGGTTGAAGGGCACAGGAATCTTGAGAGGATAGGGACAAACCGTGTCCGGGGAGGAATGTGCCTTGTGCTTGCCGAAGGTCTCGCCCTCAAGGCCCCGAAGGTCAAAAAGCACGTTAACAAGTTGAAGATGGATGGATGGGACTGGCTGGAGACCCTTATCGGGGGTGCTAAAAGTGGGGAGAGTGCTGAAGATGAGCAGAAAAACAAGATCAAGCCAAAGGATAAATATATTCGTGACCTGATTGCCGGGAGGCCTGTGTTTTCTCACCCTTCAAGGCCAGGAGGTTTCAGGCTGCGGTACGGGCGGTCAAGGAATACTTCCTTTGCTTCGGCGGGGATCAGTCCTGCCAGCATGGTCTTACTTGATGATTTTATAGCTAATGGGACTCAACTCAAGGTTGAAAGGCCTGGAAAAGCTGCAGCCATGTCTGCCGTGGACTCCATAGAGGGACCTACGGTAAGACTTTTTTCGGGAGATCTTATCCGTATAGATAATATAAAGGAGGCATATGAAGTCCGGCCACAGGTTGAAGTAATTGTTGATATTGGGGAAATTCTGATCAATTATGGGGACTTCCTTGAAAATAATCATCCTCTTATGCCTTCTCCTTATGTTTTCGAATGGTGGCAGTACGATTACCAGGCAGCCTGCCCTGAACAAATTCCCGAGGACGAGCTGAAAAACCCGTCGGCTGCTCTTGCTCTCAGGCTTGCAGAGGAGTTTAATGTGCCATTGCATCCGAAGTTCACCTATCTCTGGCACGACATAAACCGGAACGAGTTCGAAGCTCTCAGAAACTTTGTGGCTGAAAAAGGGAGTTTTCTGGCAGGTGAAGTGGCTGGGGCAGGGGTCCTTAAACTGCCCATGAAAGCTTCCCTTGAAGAGGGAATAAAGCCGGTGCTTGAAAAGCTCCTTGTACTTCACAGGGTAAAAGATGATGAAATCCTTATCGAAGAGGCTCTTCCTTTTATTTTGTGCCTTGGGCTTGATACTTCCCTCAAAGAAAAAGCCAGTATGCCAGACCTGGATGATATGGTGGAAGCTGCGGGTGTTTTAAGTGGGTTTAAGGTTTACCCGAGAGCTCCTTCAAGGATAGGGGCACGGATGGGAAGGCCAGAAAAATCTGACCTGCGCAAGATGTCTCCTGCAGCCCAGGTGCTCTTCCCGTTAAACAATTCCGGGGGAATTACGCGAAATCTTGTCTCTGCCTCCGACTACACATCCTGCATGAATGGAAAGATAGGGGAAATTGAAGTAGAATTAGGGCTGAGAGAATGCCCTGCCTGCAGGAAAGAAACTTATTTCTGGCGTTGTGAATGTGGAGAATTCACGAATCCCAAACTTTTCTGTTCTCGCTGCAAGATTGATGTAAGGGGTGCTGAGGTCTGCCCCAAGTGCGGGAGAAAGCCGACTTCTGTTGCAAACGTAAAACTGGATTTCCGTTCCATTTATAAGCAGGCTTTTGAGAACTTAGGGGAAAGGGAAAAAATGGGTCTGATTAAGGGGGTAAAGCGGCTCATGAACGGGCAGATGACCCCCGAGCCTCTGGAAAAAGGAATCCTGCGTTCAAAACATAATGTCTACGTTTTTAAGGACGGGACTATACGCTACGACATGTCAGATATTCCTCTTACCCATATCCGGGCTGATGAACTGGGAATTACGGCAGCCAAACTTCTGGAACTTGGTTACAGGGAGGATATATGTGGAAACCCTCTTGAGAGGGATGACCAGGTTGTCTGCCTGAAGGTTCAGGACCTTGTGATATCTTATGACGGGGCTGAGTATATGCTGCGTACTGCAAAATACGTGGATGACCTTCTTGTGAAGTACTATAAGATTGAGCCCTATTACAATGCTGAAACTATTCAGGACCTCGTGGGGGTACTGCTCATAGGGCTTGCTCCTCATACTTCCGCAGGAGTACTCGGGCGTCTCATAGGGTTTACGAAAGCTTCCGTAGGCTATGCTCATCCTTTTTTCCATGCTTCAAAACGCAGGAATTGTGATGGGGATGAAGATTGCATAATGCTCCTTATGGATGGAATTCTCAATTTTTCGAGGTCATATCTGCCTGATAAAAGGGGGGGGAAGATGGATGCTCCTCTGGTGCTAACTACCAGGATTGACCCAAAGGAAGTGGATAAGGAAGCCCATAATATCGATGTTTCTGCGCGCTATCCTTTTGAGTTTTACAGGGCTACGCAGGAGATCAAAAGCCCCACTGAACTTGAAAGTATTATGGACCTTATTAGCAGTCGGCTTGGGACACCTGAGCAGTACGAACATTTCATGTTTACACATGATACCTCAAACATTGCTGCAGGCCCTCTTAATTCTTCATATAAGACTCTAGGAAGTATGATTGAAAAAATGGAGGCCCAACTCTCTCTGGCTAACAGAATAAGGGCAGTAGATGCACCGGATGTAGCTGAAAGGGTACTCAAGTCCCATTTCCTTCCGGACCTGATTGGGAACCTTCGTTCTTTTTCCAGACAGCGGATGCGCTGTATCAAATGTGGGGAGAAATTCAGGCGTCCGCCCCTTACCGGAGCTTGCCCGAAATGCGGAGGCAATGTGATACTAACCGTGCACGAGGGATCTGTCCGCAAATATCTTGAAATTTCAAAAGAGATTGGAGAGAGGTACGGAGTCTCCAGCTATACCAGACAGAGGATCGAGCTTCTGGATTATGATATCAGCTCTCTCTTTGAAAATCACAGGGTTAAACAGCTGGGACTTTCAGATTTTATGTCCGGGTCTGCGCGCTGA
- the mmp10 gene encoding methyl coenzyme M reductase-arginine methyltransferase Mmp10 (Mmp10 (methanogenesis marker protein 10) is a cobalamin-requiring radical SAM methyltransferase that creates the methylarginine modification to methyl coenzyme M reductase.) has translation MEVVVDVGGNPGVDCKGFCKYCYFKKVKDVQPLGCKYCLPIKKGCDYCTRSVKESYSGFKSLQIVLEETARKLYFTTGEVKKFTVSGGGDLSCYPELKNLVTFLSQFNTPIHLGYTSGKGFSKPDDALFYIDHGVTEVSFTVFATDPAMRADYMKDPEPEASIQVLRDFCAHCEVYGAIVLLPGINDGEVLEKTLSDLETMGAKGAILMRFANFQENGLILNNSPIIPGITPHKVSEFTEIVRSSAEKHPSIRITGTPLEDPLIGSPFAIRNVPEALSRLPEVTKKATIITGQVAASRLMEIFEALGGTVNVVPLKKDIGCLITIDDFKTLDLSEVTETVFIPGRAFVHDMEVKEALRRDGVDRLVRRGPECLSVDGEMSIGMTKEQVLELEIENFTELISQINSLGLPVK, from the coding sequence ATGGAAGTAGTTGTCGACGTAGGTGGAAATCCCGGAGTAGACTGCAAAGGCTTTTGCAAATATTGCTATTTTAAAAAGGTCAAAGATGTCCAGCCCCTGGGCTGCAAGTATTGCCTCCCTATTAAAAAAGGATGTGATTACTGTACTCGCAGTGTAAAAGAATCGTACTCAGGCTTCAAGTCCCTCCAGATAGTACTCGAAGAGACTGCAAGAAAACTTTACTTCACAACCGGAGAAGTAAAAAAATTCACTGTCAGCGGAGGAGGGGACTTAAGCTGTTACCCCGAACTGAAGAATCTTGTTACTTTTCTATCTCAGTTCAACACTCCGATACACCTGGGATATACCAGCGGGAAAGGCTTCAGTAAGCCTGATGATGCTCTTTTCTACATAGATCATGGAGTTACAGAAGTGAGTTTCACTGTCTTTGCAACAGACCCGGCGATGAGAGCCGACTATATGAAAGACCCTGAGCCTGAAGCTTCAATTCAGGTTCTTCGAGACTTCTGTGCCCACTGTGAAGTCTACGGAGCAATAGTTCTCCTCCCGGGAATAAATGATGGAGAGGTTCTTGAAAAGACCCTGAGTGACCTGGAAACTATGGGAGCAAAGGGAGCTATTCTTATGAGATTTGCAAACTTTCAGGAAAACGGTTTGATTCTCAATAATTCTCCTATCATTCCCGGAATAACTCCACATAAGGTTTCCGAATTTACCGAAATTGTGCGCAGTTCCGCAGAAAAACATCCTTCAATCAGGATCACAGGAACACCCCTGGAAGACCCATTAATTGGCTCACCTTTTGCAATCCGCAACGTTCCGGAAGCCCTTTCAAGACTTCCTGAGGTGACCAAAAAGGCAACTATCATCACAGGTCAAGTCGCAGCCTCCAGGCTTATGGAAATATTTGAAGCCCTTGGAGGAACTGTAAACGTAGTTCCACTGAAAAAGGACATTGGCTGCCTTATTACGATTGACGATTTCAAAACCCTGGATCTCTCGGAGGTGACTGAAACTGTATTCATTCCGGGAAGAGCTTTTGTCCATGATATGGAAGTCAAAGAAGCTCTCAGAAGAGACGGGGTGGACAGGCTTGTGCGCAGGGGACCAGAGTGTCTTTCCGTGGACGGGGAAATGTCCATAGGCATGACCAAAGAACAGGTTCTGGAACTGGAAATAGAGAACTTCACAGAACTTATTAGCCAGATTAACTCCCTGGGGCTGCCTGTAAAGTAA
- the mcrB gene encoding coenzyme-B sulfoethylthiotransferase subunit beta — translation MSDTVDIYDDRGKLLESNVDIKNLAPTRNAAIKKIILDTKRSVAVNLAGIQGALASGKMGGKGRQILGRGLNYDIVGNVDAIAENVKKLVQVDEGDDADVKILKGGKSLLVQVPESRILAGADYMSATTVGAAAVTQTVLDMFKTDMYDAPIVKSAIWGSYPQTMDLMGGNVAGILNIPQNNEGLGFSLRNIMANHVAAITNRGAMNAAALSSIYEQSGIFEMGGAVGMFERHQLLGLACQGLNANNVVYDTVKENGKDGTIGTVLQSIVGRAIEDGVISVDKTAPSGYKFYKANDVPLWNAYAAAGTLAATLVNCGAGRAAQNVSSTLLYFNDMLEKETGLPGCDYGKVQGVAVGFSFFSHSIYGGGGPGVFNGNHVVTRHSRGFAIPCVCAAVALDAGTQMFTIEATSGLIGDVFGGISEFREPIKAVAGAL, via the coding sequence GTGTCTGACACAGTAGACATCTACGACGACAGAGGAAAACTGCTCGAGAGCAATGTCGATATCAAGAACCTTGCTCCAACAAGAAACGCAGCAATTAAAAAAATCATATTGGACACCAAGAGGTCCGTTGCAGTCAACCTCGCAGGTATTCAGGGCGCACTTGCCAGCGGCAAGATGGGCGGCAAAGGCCGTCAGATCTTAGGCCGTGGGCTTAACTACGATATCGTAGGCAACGTTGATGCAATTGCAGAAAATGTGAAGAAGCTCGTTCAGGTCGATGAAGGCGACGATGCAGATGTAAAGATCCTTAAGGGTGGAAAGAGCCTGCTCGTCCAGGTCCCAGAGTCCAGGATACTCGCTGGCGCTGACTACATGTCCGCAACCACCGTCGGTGCAGCAGCAGTCACCCAGACCGTTCTGGATATGTTCAAAACCGACATGTACGATGCACCTATCGTAAAGTCCGCTATCTGGGGAAGCTACCCACAGACAATGGACCTCATGGGCGGAAACGTTGCAGGTATTCTGAACATTCCACAGAACAACGAAGGTCTTGGCTTCTCCCTCAGAAACATCATGGCCAACCACGTTGCAGCAATCACCAACCGCGGTGCAATGAACGCAGCAGCTCTCTCCTCAATTTATGAACAGTCCGGTATCTTTGAGATGGGCGGCGCAGTTGGTATGTTCGAGAGGCATCAGCTCCTCGGTCTTGCTTGCCAGGGTCTCAACGCCAACAATGTCGTATACGACACCGTAAAGGAAAACGGCAAAGACGGTACAATCGGAACTGTTCTCCAGTCTATTGTCGGCAGGGCAATTGAAGACGGTGTAATCTCCGTTGACAAGACCGCACCATCCGGATACAAATTCTACAAGGCAAATGACGTCCCACTGTGGAACGCCTATGCAGCAGCAGGTACCCTTGCAGCCACTCTCGTGAACTGTGGTGCAGGCCGTGCAGCCCAGAACGTCTCCTCAACACTTCTGTACTTCAACGACATGCTTGAGAAGGAAACCGGTCTCCCAGGATGCGACTATGGTAAAGTACAGGGTGTCGCAGTAGGATTCTCCTTCTTCAGCCACTCAATCTATGGTGGCGGTGGACCCGGTGTCTTCAATGGTAACCACGTTGTTACCAGGCACTCAAGAGGCTTCGCAATACCCTGCGTATGCGCAGCAGTAGCCCTTGATGCAGGTACCCAGATGTTCACAATCGAAGCAACATCCGGCCTCATTGGCGACGTGTTCGGTGGAATATCAGAATTCCGCGAGCCAATTAAGGCAGTTGCAGGAGCGCTCTAA
- the mcrD gene encoding methyl-coenzyme M reductase operon protein D: protein MSDSASNTEDLIQIEIFPSRILSPETAQKLITELYRIDGIIRVMVQGSRLPERVSAGPGTGEKVEHPLRKPIQIGDQVIELKISVGRIRLEISNAETKEEVRSVCDKVLPFAFEFREGHFFRRTPTVTDYAKFGPNSDPCLLGMVDAKAKIDQLVFIEKQEKKQEKDDGKDQDE, encoded by the coding sequence ATGTCAGACTCTGCTTCAAACACGGAAGATCTTATCCAAATCGAAATCTTTCCCAGTAGAATCCTGTCTCCTGAAACCGCTCAGAAGCTTATTACTGAGCTCTATCGGATTGACGGGATAATCCGCGTTATGGTCCAGGGCTCGAGACTCCCCGAAAGGGTGTCTGCAGGCCCGGGGACCGGGGAAAAGGTGGAACACCCCCTAAGGAAACCTATTCAGATCGGAGATCAGGTTATTGAACTTAAGATCAGTGTAGGTAGGATCAGGCTTGAAATCTCAAATGCCGAAACTAAAGAAGAGGTCAGGTCAGTATGCGATAAAGTGCTCCCGTTCGCTTTTGAATTCAGGGAAGGACACTTTTTCAGGAGAACGCCTACTGTGACTGACTATGCTAAATTTGGTCCTAATTCAGACCCTTGCTTGCTTGGTATGGTTGATGCTAAAGCAAAAATCGACCAGCTCGTCTTCATCGAGAAACAAGAGAAGAAGCAAGAGAAAGACGATGGCAAAGATCAAGATGAGTGA
- the mcrC gene encoding methyl-coenzyme M reductase I operon protein C, which yields MMIDRETQVVDCRCGGGLGKGGGLAQRGTLSEAGRADVVAIAMSPGQRHITKPVCEITYGMRKENIQVSVLVLYSGSGIPESGMRTGSFVLSPVEVAQIEMHKLAVIHLGNIKDHVIRKTREILSQADIPAIVVSQIPVDFEDFAEAGIKTRLVMPKDENIRTKGIVMDMVSGVTRGDFCPRDKLNSIVKYVKTTLDQLENHKGVA from the coding sequence ATGATGATCGATCGGGAAACCCAGGTAGTTGACTGCCGATGCGGCGGAGGACTTGGCAAAGGAGGAGGGCTTGCTCAAAGAGGCACTCTTTCGGAAGCCGGTCGTGCCGATGTGGTAGCTATTGCTATGAGCCCCGGCCAGAGGCATATCACAAAACCAGTATGCGAGATTACATACGGAATGAGGAAGGAAAACATTCAGGTGAGTGTACTTGTACTTTACTCAGGTTCAGGGATTCCCGAATCAGGCATGAGGACAGGGTCATTTGTACTGAGTCCGGTAGAAGTCGCACAGATTGAAATGCACAAGCTGGCTGTTATTCACCTCGGAAATATTAAGGACCATGTAATTAGAAAAACCAGGGAGATCCTGAGCCAGGCTGATATCCCGGCAATTGTTGTCAGCCAGATTCCGGTGGATTTTGAGGATTTTGCAGAAGCAGGGATAAAGACGAGATTAGTGATGCCAAAGGATGAAAATATTCGTACCAAGGGAATTGTAATGGATATGGTAAGTGGAGTTACACGTGGTGACTTCTGTCCTAGGGATAAACTAAATTCAATAGTAAAATACGTCAAGACAACATTAGACCAGTTAGAAAATCATAAAGGAGTTGCATGA
- the mcrG gene encoding coenzyme-B sulfoethylthiotransferase subunit gamma, whose translation MAYEPQFYPGATSVGANRRKHMSGKLEKLREISDEDLTAILGHRAPGSDYPSTHPPLAEMGEPACSVRELVAATPGAAAGDRVRYVQFSDSMYNAPATPYFRSYFAAINFRGVDPGTLSGRQIVEARERDMEQCAKVQMETEMSCPALSGMRGATVHGHSVRLQEDGVMFDMLDRRRLENGTIIMDKDQVAIPLDRKVDLGKPMSDEEAAKRTTIYRVDNVAFRDDTEVIEWIHRVFDQRTSFGFQPK comes from the coding sequence ATGGCATACGAACCACAGTTTTATCCAGGCGCTACATCAGTTGGCGCTAACCGAAGAAAACACATGTCCGGGAAACTTGAGAAGCTCAGGGAGATTTCAGACGAAGACTTAACTGCAATCCTCGGACACCGTGCACCAGGGAGCGACTACCCAAGTACCCACCCACCACTCGCAGAGATGGGAGAGCCCGCATGCTCGGTCCGCGAGCTTGTAGCAGCAACACCCGGCGCAGCAGCAGGAGACAGAGTCAGATACGTCCAGTTTTCTGATTCCATGTACAACGCTCCGGCTACCCCATACTTCAGATCATACTTCGCAGCAATCAACTTCAGAGGTGTAGACCCAGGTACCCTTTCCGGTCGTCAGATTGTTGAAGCCCGTGAAAGAGACATGGAACAGTGCGCAAAAGTTCAGATGGAAACCGAAATGAGCTGCCCAGCCCTTTCCGGTATGCGTGGCGCAACTGTGCACGGTCACTCTGTCCGTCTTCAGGAAGACGGCGTAATGTTCGACATGCTTGACAGGAGGAGACTCGAAAACGGCACCATCATCATGGACAAGGACCAGGTTGCAATTCCACTCGACAGGAAAGTAGACCTCGGCAAGCCAATGTCTGATGAAGAAGCCGCAAAGAGAACCACCATTTACCGTGTGGACAATGTAGCCTTCAGGGACGATACAGAAGTCATTGAATGGATACACAGAGTATTTGATCAGAGGACCAGCTTCGGATTCCAGCCGAAATGA
- the mcrA gene encoding coenzyme-B sulfoethylthiotransferase subunit alpha — translation MSADIFSKFKKSMEVKFTQEFGSNQQSTTDITGKTEKFLRLGPAQDARKAEMIKAGKEIAEKRGLVGYNPMMHTGAPLGQRAITPYTISGTDIVCEPDDLHYVNNSAMQQMWDDIRRTCIVGLDMAHETLEKRLGKEVTPETINHYLETLNHAMPGAAVVQEMMIETHPALVDDCYVKVFTGDDELADEIDKQYVININKMFNEEQAAQLKASIGKTTWQAIHIPTIVSRTTDGAQTSRWAAMQIGMSFISAYNMCAGEAAVADLSFAAKHASLVSMGEMLPARRARGPNEPGGLSFGHMADIIQTSRVKAEDPAKVSLEVVGAGCMLYDQIWLGSYMSGGVGFTQYATAAYTDDVLDNNTYYDVDYINDKYNGAAEVGQPTVKASLDVVKDIATESTIYGIETYEKFPTALEDHFGGSQRATVLAAASGVACALATGNGNAGLSGWYLSMYVHKEAWGRLGFFGFDLQDQCGATNICTYQGDEGLAGELRGPNYPNYAMNVGHQGGYGGIASAAHSTRGDAFAVNPLIKVCFADDLLPFDFTAPRREFGRGAIREFVPAGERSLIIPAK, via the coding sequence ATGTCAGCAGATATTTTCTCAAAATTCAAAAAGTCAATGGAAGTCAAGTTCACACAGGAATTCGGTTCAAACCAGCAGTCCACAACGGACATCACTGGCAAGACCGAGAAGTTCCTGAGGCTTGGACCTGCACAGGACGCAAGAAAGGCCGAAATGATTAAGGCCGGAAAAGAAATCGCAGAGAAGAGAGGCCTTGTAGGCTACAACCCGATGATGCACACCGGTGCACCCCTCGGTCAGCGTGCAATCACTCCTTACACCATCTCTGGCACTGACATTGTCTGTGAGCCAGATGACCTGCACTACGTCAACAACTCTGCAATGCAGCAGATGTGGGATGACATCAGGAGAACCTGTATTGTCGGTCTTGACATGGCTCACGAGACACTCGAGAAGAGGCTGGGTAAGGAAGTTACTCCTGAAACCATCAACCACTATCTTGAGACCCTCAACCACGCCATGCCCGGTGCAGCAGTGGTTCAGGAAATGATGATCGAAACCCACCCTGCCCTTGTTGACGACTGCTATGTAAAGGTCTTCACCGGTGACGACGAGCTTGCAGATGAAATCGACAAGCAGTACGTAATCAACATCAACAAGATGTTCAATGAAGAGCAGGCTGCCCAGCTTAAGGCCTCCATCGGCAAGACCACCTGGCAGGCAATCCACATCCCAACAATTGTCTCCAGGACAACTGATGGTGCCCAGACCTCCAGGTGGGCTGCAATGCAGATCGGTATGTCTTTCATCTCCGCATACAACATGTGTGCTGGTGAAGCAGCCGTCGCTGACCTGTCCTTCGCTGCAAAGCACGCATCTCTGGTTTCCATGGGTGAAATGCTCCCTGCAAGGCGTGCACGTGGTCCTAACGAGCCCGGTGGACTTTCCTTCGGTCACATGGCAGATATCATCCAGACCAGCCGTGTAAAAGCAGAAGATCCCGCAAAGGTTTCCCTTGAGGTAGTCGGTGCTGGATGTATGCTCTACGACCAGATCTGGCTCGGATCCTACATGTCCGGTGGTGTCGGTTTCACTCAGTATGCAACAGCTGCATACACCGATGATGTCCTCGACAACAACACATACTATGACGTTGACTACATCAACGACAAGTACAATGGTGCAGCAGAAGTGGGCCAGCCGACCGTAAAGGCCAGCCTCGATGTCGTAAAGGACATCGCAACCGAGTCCACAATCTACGGTATCGAGACCTACGAGAAGTTCCCAACCGCCCTTGAAGACCACTTCGGTGGTTCACAGAGAGCAACCGTGCTCGCAGCTGCATCCGGTGTTGCATGTGCTCTTGCAACCGGAAACGGAAACGCCGGTCTCTCAGGCTGGTACCTCTCCATGTATGTCCACAAGGAAGCATGGGGCCGTCTCGGCTTCTTCGGATTCGACCTGCAGGACCAGTGCGGTGCAACCAACATCTGTACCTACCAGGGTGACGAAGGTCTCGCAGGCGAACTGCGTGGTCCAAACTACCCCAACTATGCAATGAACGTCGGTCACCAGGGTGGCTACGGTGGTATCGCTTCCGCAGCTCACTCGACCCGCGGAGACGCATTCGCTGTCAACCCGCTGATCAAGGTCTGCTTCGCCGACGATCTCCTGCCCTTCGACTTTACCGCACCCAGGAGAGAATTTGGCCGCGGTGCCATCAGAGAGTTTGTGCCTGCTGGTGAGAGATCCCTCATCATCCCGGCAAAGTAA
- a CDS encoding 50S ribosomal protein L11 methyltransferase, with the protein MEIRCRCGDTSCIRPISEALKDIELFYKPCNDCKTEKIRKFSPLAEQINLDEIDSHFGSCKCRKRQLDIVMSHVLKVMIDEGIKEKKANLRNACVPLVTPGYPTNSVPYLPEDSLVILSKEMDKRCAEKIVKEVGEVKGVLKGDIRKTVGIKDSDSDSHVYELLAGCDLRCDIIQTPYGALGIYKYQREIHIEFPQVNSPKIEILEKALKDYDRPTVLDCTCGPGTLGIACLKAGVQKVVFNDIWNPAIETTLINLEANGFPVKFSGSEEELIASGDKFEVYSMDIRELANCLDEKFDICIIDTFPGVDTIEFVEAANKLGKKVVVI; encoded by the coding sequence ATGGAAATAAGGTGTAGGTGTGGAGATACGTCGTGTATAAGGCCTATTTCGGAAGCATTAAAAGACATTGAATTATTCTACAAACCATGCAACGATTGCAAAACAGAAAAAATAAGGAAATTCTCTCCCCTGGCAGAACAGATTAACTTAGATGAAATAGATTCCCATTTTGGAAGTTGTAAATGCAGGAAGAGGCAACTTGATATTGTAATGTCTCACGTACTAAAAGTAATGATCGATGAAGGAATAAAAGAAAAAAAAGCTAATTTAAGGAATGCATGTGTTCCTCTTGTGACTCCTGGCTATCCGACTAATTCTGTTCCCTATTTGCCTGAGGATTCTTTGGTAATATTATCTAAAGAAATGGATAAAAGATGCGCTGAAAAAATTGTAAAAGAAGTAGGGGAAGTTAAAGGGGTTTTAAAGGGAGATATAAGAAAAACTGTGGGTATAAAAGACTCTGATTCTGATTCTCATGTATATGAACTTCTTGCTGGATGCGATTTGAGATGTGATATTATACAGACTCCTTATGGGGCTTTAGGAATATACAAATATCAGCGTGAAATTCATATAGAGTTTCCACAGGTAAACTCACCGAAAATAGAGATACTTGAAAAAGCTTTGAAAGATTATGATAGACCTACTGTTCTTGATTGTACTTGTGGTCCCGGGACTTTAGGAATCGCATGCCTTAAAGCCGGAGTGCAGAAAGTTGTTTTTAATGATATATGGAATCCTGCAATAGAGACTACTTTGATTAATTTGGAAGCAAATGGATTTCCAGTCAAATTTTCAGGCAGTGAAGAAGAATTAATAGCATCTGGAGACAAATTTGAAGTTTATAGTATGGATATCAGAGAATTAGCGAATTGTTTAGATGAAAAATTTGATATTTGTATTATAGATACATTTCCTGGTGTGGACACAATAGAATTTGTGGAAGCTGCAAACAAGTTAGGCAAAAAAGTTGTCGTGATTTGA